The bacterium genomic sequence GAGGACGGCGCCCCGGACGACGCGCTGCTCGCGCTGCGCGCCGGCGCCTTCGGCGCAATTCCTCGCTCGTCGTCGGCGGCGGACCTCTCGCGCACCGTGGGGCGCGCGCTCGAAGGGCGAGGCGAGCCTTCGTCGGAGCGCGCTCCGGCCGGCGAGCCGGCGCCCGAGCCGCGCGACGAGGCGCGCGAGGGAACGCTCGACGAGTTCGACGAGCTGGTCGGACCGAACCCGCGGATGCAGCGCGTCCTGAGCCTCGTGCGGACCGTCGCCCCCGCCCACAGCTCGGTGCTGCTCGACGGCGAGCCGGGGACGGGAAAGGCGCGCGCCGCCGCGGCGATCCACCGCCGCAGTCCGCGCGCCGGCGGGCCGTTCGTCCACTTCAATTGCTCCGCCTTCGGCGGCGCGGAGGTCGAGCGCGAGCTGTTCGGCCACGTCGAGGGGGCGTTCTCCGGCGCCGCCAGGGCGCGCGTCGGGGCGCTGCGCCGCGCGGACGGCGGAACGCTCTTTCTCGACGAGGTCGCCGACCTGCCGGCGGCGACGCAGATCAAGCTGCTCCGCGCGGTGCAGGACCGCGCGGCGACGCCGGTCGGCGGCGACGACCCGCTGCCGGTGGACGCGCGCTTCGTCGCCTCGACCGAGCGCGATCTGGCCGCGGAGGTGCGGGAGGGCCGGTTCCGCGAGGACCTCTACCTGCGGCTCGGCGTCATCCCGATCCACCTGCCGGCGCTGCGCGAGCGCGCGGACGACGTGCTCGTGCTCGCGAAGCGGTTCCTCGACCGGAACGCGGCGGCCTGCGGCAAGCGGCTCGACGGCTTCACCGAGAAGGCGCAGCAGATCCTCTGCCGCGCGCCGTGGCCGGGGAACGTGCGGGAGCTCGAGAACGCCGTGGAGCGGGCCGCCGTGCTCGCGGCGGGGCCTTTGGTGGACGTGGACGACCTGCCGCCCGACCTGCGCGGCGCGCCTCCTCCGGTGGACGGGGCGCTGAAGATCGAGACCTTCAACCTCGCCGAGGTCGAGGAGATCGTGATCCGGCGCGTCCTCGCGGCGACGAACGGCAACGTGAAGCGGTCGGCGCAGCTGCTCGGGGTCACGCGCGCGACGCTCTACGCCAAGATCCGCCGCTACGAACTGGCGCTGACCCGCTGAGACGAAAGCGCCGCCGGAGTCCCGGCGGCGCCTCGATCCGCGTCCGCGCGGCGCCCCGCTACTTCCAGCGGGTGTCGGTCGACTCGAAGATCTTGTCCGCGCTCTTGGCGACGAAGCCGGGATAGAGCTCGCCGGTCGCCGGGTCCACGTACCGCTTGGCGAACTCGTAGTAGCAGCTCGGGATCACCCGGCGGTCGCCGCCGGCGAACTCCCACTCGACGCGGCAGGCGAGGGTCGAGGACTGCTCGAGCAGGTCGCGCGGCGATCCCTTGATCGCGCCCCCCGATTCGTTGAGCCGGAAGCCGGAGCGGACGAGGTGCTCGTCGAGCGCCTCCAGCGAGGCGAACGACTTGAGCGCGTTGACGGAGACGGTGAAGTGGTTGACGCGCAGGCCGAAGGCGGCCAGCCAGCCGGCGTACTCCGATTCCTCGAGCAGGCGCCGGTAGGCGAGGTAGGAGACGCGCGGCCAGGTCGGCAGGTTCGTGAACAGCTCGGGGGAGCCCCAGAGGCTCTCCGGCACGTGGGCGACGAGCCCCCGGACGATCTTGGCCAGCTCTTCGCTGAACTCCTCGGTCAGCAGCTCGGAGACGAAGACGTGCGGGTAGGCGCCGGAAGGCCGGCGGAACGACATCGCGCGGAGCTTCTTCTCCTCGAAGCGGTACTCGCCGCTCGGCATGTACCCCAGACGGGCGAAGACCGAGGCGACCGACTCGAGCGCCAGCGGCCCGATGTTGAACGTGCGGAAGGCGACGTGGTCGTTGGCGACCGTCTCGCCGCGTTCCTCGAGGAGGTGGTGGATCCGCAGCGCGTCGGGCGTCGTGGAGCAGAAGTCGCGCCAGAAGAAGGCGAACAGTTCGTCCAACGTCGGTTGGGTCACGGCAAGCCTCCGGCGCGCCCGTTCGCGGGCGCGGTAGGGAAGCATACCGCGCTTGCGCGCCGCGACACGGCGCGATAATCTCCACGCTCGCTTGGGGCGAGAGCGGGCGTAGCTCAGTTGGTAGAGCATAAGCTTCCCAAGCTTAGGGTCGCGGGTTCGAATCCCGTCGCCCGCTCCAATGTCCGGCCTCCCACTTTCCGCGAAATTTCCCGACGACGAACGCCTCGGCGCGCGGCGACTCGCGTACGCTGTCTTCGAACCGGCGGGATCCGGATGCGGGACCGGCGCGGGATGCGTACATTCGGACCCACGAGGTCGCGGCGTCCTGCGTTCGGGGACATGGAGAGTCCAAAGCTCATGACGCGCGTGCTGCTGGTCGACGATCCCCGCTTGTTGGCCGAGGTCGAAGGTTCCGCGCTGGAACGGGCGGACCTCGAGATCATCGTGCCGCCGGCCGGGGCGGACATCGAACAGTTCGTGGCCGACCTGCGGCCGGCCGCGCTGGTCGTCGGCGAAGGGGACGCCTGCCCCTACGCCCTCGACCTCTGCCGCCGCCTCCGCTCGAACCCGCTCACCAGCGGCGTCGGGATCATCTACATCGGCATCGGGCTCAACCGGGAGCGGAGCCGCGAGGCGGGGGCCGACGTCTTCGTGCCGCGCCCGTTCACCAGGTTCGAGCTGCGCGAGGCGTTCCTGCGGGTCCTGCGGCTCAAGGACCGGATCGCCCTCCGGCGCCGCGTGGACCTGCCGGTCGAGCTGTCGGTCGGTCGGGACCACGTCCACGGCGCCTGCCGCGACCTGTCCCTCTCCGGCGCCTTCCTCGTCGCGGACTGCGCGGCGGCGGCGGGCGAGCGGGGGCGGATGCTGTTCGAGGCCGGCGGCCGCCGTTTCGAGCTCGGCGTCGAGGTCGTCCGCCGCGGGCATCTCCGTCCCGGGGAGGCGGGGGTCGGGGTGTCGTTCGTCGGTCTGGAACCGGCGATCGGCGTGCAGTTGTCCCGCTTTGTGCGGACGGTCGGCCCGACTGGCTGACTTAAGTCGCCCCAAAACGTTCAAGATCGGGCTAAATTGAGTGCGTGCGGCGAGGCGCCGGTCCGCGGGACCGTCGCGCGCGCCGCGGGGAGGG encodes the following:
- a CDS encoding sigma-54 dependent transcriptional regulator, yielding MADAGRVLLVDDDPSALEALASALADAGYTAEAASDGPAALRLVGQKRFDLLIADADLSSMDGPTLVARSRELSPQLPALLVTEDGAPDDALLALRAGAFGAIPRSSSAADLSRTVGRALEGRGEPSSERAPAGEPAPEPRDEAREGTLDEFDELVGPNPRMQRVLSLVRTVAPAHSSVLLDGEPGTGKARAAAAIHRRSPRAGGPFVHFNCSAFGGAEVERELFGHVEGAFSGAARARVGALRRADGGTLFLDEVADLPAATQIKLLRAVQDRAATPVGGDDPLPVDARFVASTERDLAAEVREGRFREDLYLRLGVIPIHLPALRERADDVLVLAKRFLDRNAAACGKRLDGFTEKAQQILCRAPWPGNVRELENAVERAAVLAAGPLVDVDDLPPDLRGAPPPVDGALKIETFNLAEVEEIVIRRVLAATNGNVKRSAQLLGVTRATLYAKIRRYELALTR
- a CDS encoding DUF1338 domain-containing protein, producing MTQPTLDELFAFFWRDFCSTTPDALRIHHLLEERGETVANDHVAFRTFNIGPLALESVASVFARLGYMPSGEYRFEEKKLRAMSFRRPSGAYPHVFVSELLTEEFSEELAKIVRGLVAHVPESLWGSPELFTNLPTWPRVSYLAYRRLLEESEYAGWLAAFGLRVNHFTVSVNALKSFASLEALDEHLVRSGFRLNESGGAIKGSPRDLLEQSSTLACRVEWEFAGGDRRVIPSCYYEFAKRYVDPATGELYPGFVAKSADKIFESTDTRWK
- a CDS encoding PilZ domain-containing protein, translated to MESPKLMTRVLLVDDPRLLAEVEGSALERADLEIIVPPAGADIEQFVADLRPAALVVGEGDACPYALDLCRRLRSNPLTSGVGIIYIGIGLNRERSREAGADVFVPRPFTRFELREAFLRVLRLKDRIALRRRVDLPVELSVGRDHVHGACRDLSLSGAFLVADCAAAAGERGRMLFEAGGRRFELGVEVVRRGHLRPGEAGVGVSFVGLEPAIGVQLSRFVRTVGPTG